TTGTCAAACTCCAATGCAATACTTATTAGATTAAATCTAGATTATCCTCAAGCTACACATGAAAATGAAGATAAAACTATAAGTTTTGATGAGAATATTGAAGAAATCTTAGATTATTGGCTTTCAAGAGTTTAAATTTTCTATTTCTTTTTTTAAGAATTTATAAATTGATTCAGCACCGATTAAGTCTCCAGGATCTTTCCAATCGGAAGGATATAAAATAAATGGTTTTGTCTGATTTCCACCAAGACCTCCATGACTTCCAATTAACTCTTCAAATGCACAAACTTCATCATTTTCACTATCGTAGAAGCTATTAACCATTATGTCGGGCATGTTTTTAAAAGAATTTTGTCTTTTTAAGTGACGGGGGGCATTCGGTCCAAAGTTTTCAAGTGGATTTTCCCCAACTATTTTGTCATTTTCTAAGTAATAAATACCATTTTGACCAATAACCATTCCGCCGTTACTTATTGAATCTACAAGAACAAATCCGATTCCTGGATGATTTACAAGTCCCGGAATTAAATCAGGGAATAACATTACGATTTCTTCATAATTAAGGCGCTGTCTCCATTGGGTTAGATAAATCAAACCCATATTTCCGGAACCTAAAACTATCAATTCTGACTTTTCAGCTTTTTTAGTGCTGTGTTCTACACTTTCATATCCGGCAATATATTCCAGACTGTTGGAATACTTTTTTCTCAGATTTAAGTATTGTTCATTTTCAAAAATAATTTCAGGTTTTCTGTTTTGAATTTCTTCAAGGATGTTTTGAAGTGATCCCTCTTCATCAAATAAATCGTCACGAATGCTTTCCACATGTTTTTTAATGTTTTTTAATTTCTTATTTTCAGGTATCATTGCATCTCTAAAGTGGTCAATGCCATATTCGGCCCTATACATTTTTAGATCATCTGGCAGAAGTCTTCTCACGTAATTTCCAAGTGTAATTCCATATCTTTGTTTAAATGTGGCTCCCTTGCTTTGTCCATGGTCTGATAGAACAACTATTTTATAATCTCTATCGGCCATTTCAATGGTGGTCAGTAATCTTTGAAATTGGTTATCTATTTGCTTTAAAACACCCCATACATCATTATCTTCCACTCCAGAGTGATGTGCTACTTCATCATATCCCATAAATGTAGTGTATGCTGTGTCAATCTCACCAATTAATATTTCACTTGACAACACGTCTGTTGAAGCCTCTCTTAAAATAACATTGGCTCCAGATCTAACTGCGGCATAAACAATAGTTCTTCTAAGTCGGGGTTGTATATTTTTTATTTTATGGGTTATTTGTGATTTTAATTCAACCAAAATGTCCCATAAGAATAAAACAAAGATTCTTTGGAAATTATAAGGGTCTAAAAAGATGGTATGTAGTGTTTTGTTGTAGATTCTTTTCATTGATTTTAATTTTGAAGAGGTTAATGTGAAAAGTTTACTGTCTCCTGAAAACATGTTGGAGATACTAATTCCATTTACAAGCAAACCTTCTCCATTGCTTATTCTTTTTTCAATTTCAGGTGCGTGACTTAATTTTCCCGATACGACAATTCTATTATCGTCTTCTTTTTCAACCCATCTGTAGGCAATAATGTCTTTGTTATTTCCGTGAAGGATTCCTGCCTGGCTGGCTCCAGTTTGTGAGGATAAATCAGTTTCCCATTCTTTTAAATCATGGGAGTTGATGTCTATCCAACTTTTAAGGGTCGGCATAACTCCTTTATCAATTGCTTTTTTTAAAGTATTAATTGATAAACCATCAATTTCAAGCATTATAACTCCAGGATATTGTTTTTTATAAGGAGTTTTTTGTTTTAATGCATTTTTTAAGATATTTTTTATATAGCTGTCATGATAATTTGTGTTTGTTATATTCATGATAAATGTTGTAACTATTGCAATAACAAGGGGAGCTTCTAAAAACCCATAAAAACCAACAGAAACTCCTGGAATGAAGTATGTTGTTATATAAAATATCAATGAATTTATTAATAATCCTCCAATACCTAATGTAACAATAATAAATTTCATTAAAAAATGTCTAAAAACTGGCCATAAAAGTGAATTGGCTATGTAAAAGGCAATTACAATAATTAAAGCATTATAACTAGGTCCAATTATAAAATCAGTACAAATGCACTCGACAAAAAATACGGCTACAATATTGGATATAATAATCAATATTGTGGTAATTATTGTATTTAGCGAGGAGATTATCTGGTTTTTAAAACTCATCCTATATCAATTCTTTTTTTATTTTTTCTTTTAAGAGTTATAATTGTAATTTCCGGTTTACAATTAATCCTAATTCTAAATGAATTTGTGCCTAATCCTTTACTGGTGTATTGAATCATATTCCTTACTTTATAAAGGCCAACAGGATATTTAGTTGAATTCGGGCCTCTAAATGGTGTTGTTTCAAACTTGGGAATGATAAATTGCCCTCCATGTGAATGGCCTGAAAGTTGTAAATCGATTTTTCCAGTTTGAGACGATTCTTTTGCAAAATCAGGTTCATGGACAAGTAAAATTGTTGGATAATTGTCATCTAATTTTGCTAAAACTTCATCCAGTCTATCAGCACAAACAGTACATGAATCGACACCTGCCAAATTAACTTTATCATTGCCTTTTACCAATTTAACCACATCATTACTTAAATCAACAATGTCTGATTCTTTAAATATTTTTCTGATTTTATCTGAACCCATCCAATGGTCATGATTTCCTAAAACACCAAATTTTCCATCTTTTTTATTTAATTTACTAAAAGATTCTTTTAGTGAAACATCGTAATCCTCAATAACATATGAGACATAATCTCCTGTTAGTGTAATCAAATCAAAGTTTAAAGTATTGACATAGTCTACAAGATCATCTAAATATTCAGGATTAATCCATTGGCCTAAATGGATATCACACAGATTTAAAATTCTGTAATTTTGAAAATTCTCTCCTAAATTATCTAATTCAATGTCAATTTCAACAAGTTCAATATTTTCTTCACTGAATTTTTTGTCCGGAAGTGAAAAGGTCATTGCATCTTGAATTCCCTGCCTGATTTTCATTGCTTGAGGTTTTTCAATTTCATCATCTTTCATTAAATATAATATGATTTCTGAAACTATTTATAATTTTAAATACAAATAATAAAAATGATTATTATGCTTCAAATTGCAGTTACTGGAAAACCAAATGTGGGCAAATCATCATTTTTCAATTCAGCAACAGCTTCATCTGTTGAAATGGCAAATTATCCATTTACAACCATTGATGCAAACAAAGCGGTTGCTCATGTAATAAAGGATTGTCCATGTAAAGAATTAGAAGTTACTTGTAATCCTCATAATTCAATTTGTAAAGATGGAAAAAGGTTACTTCCAATTGAATTAATAGACGTTGCAGGGCTTGTTCCTGGGGCACATGAAGGAAAGGGATTAGGTAATAAATTTTTAGATGATCTGATGCAAGCAAAAGTGTTTATTCATGTTGTAGATGCTTCAGGTTCAACAAATATTGAAGGAAATCCTGTTGATCCTGGAACTCATGATCCTCTTGAAGATATTGAGTTTTTAGAAGAGGAAATAGTAATGTGGATGTATGGAATATTATCACGTAATTGGGTTAGACTTATAAGAAAAGTAGGTGCTGAACACTTAGATATTTCAAAAGTGTTATTTGATCAATTATCTGGAACTGGAATAGCTATAGAAGATATTATAGAAGCTAAAAGAAATATTGAGCCAGATTATAATAGGTGGGATGAAGAAGATTTAATCGAATTAACTAGAAATATCTTACATATTGCTAAACCAATGATGATTGTTGCAAATAAAGCAGATTTACCTACTTCTGCTGAAAATATTAAGAAGATTAAGGAAAAATATCCAAATGTAATTCCAGCTTCAGCAGAATCTGAAATAGCACTTGTAAGAGCATCTGAAGCAGGTTTAATATCATATTTGTCTGGAGATGACCATTTTGAAATTCTTGAAAAAGATAAATTAAATGAAAATCAGCTTAAGGCTCTAGAATATATTCAGACAAATATTTTAGATGTTTATGGAAGCACTGGCATTCAAGATGCTTTAAATTATGGTATTTTTGAATTATTGAAGAATATTGTTGTTTATCCAGTTCAGGATGAACATAAATACACAGATCAAAAAGGCAATGTTTTGCCTGATGGTTTTTTAGTTCCTAAAGGTTCTAATCCTCGTGAATTGGCTTATATTGTCCATACTGATATTGGAGATAAGTTCATGCATGCTGTTGATGCAAGAAAAAACATGCGTGTGGCAAGTGATTATGAGCTAAAAGATGGAGATATTATTAGTATTGTAACTAGAGGCTAATTCCTCCACTTTTTTATTTTTTAGATACAGGTCTAAATTAACTTTTAACTTAACATCTGATGAATTAAAGGAATATTATTTCTTAAAAGAAGAATTAGAGAGTTTTTATCAATGAAATTTAAGAGGCTCAGTTAGTAAAATTGATTTATTCATTATTTAACTTGTGAAAAGTTAGAAGAAGCCAGTATTAAACAATAGGATAATGAAACATTATCTGTTACTAATTCAAATTTTAAATCAGACGGAAATTTTAAGTGTATTGAATAAACAATAATTCATTG
This portion of the Methanobrevibacter sp. V74 genome encodes:
- a CDS encoding redox-regulated ATPase YchF, with translation MLQIAVTGKPNVGKSSFFNSATASSVEMANYPFTTIDANKAVAHVIKDCPCKELEVTCNPHNSICKDGKRLLPIELIDVAGLVPGAHEGKGLGNKFLDDLMQAKVFIHVVDASGSTNIEGNPVDPGTHDPLEDIEFLEEEIVMWMYGILSRNWVRLIRKVGAEHLDISKVLFDQLSGTGIAIEDIIEAKRNIEPDYNRWDEEDLIELTRNILHIAKPMMIVANKADLPTSAENIKKIKEKYPNVIPASAESEIALVRASEAGLISYLSGDDHFEILEKDKLNENQLKALEYIQTNILDVYGSTGIQDALNYGIFELLKNIVVYPVQDEHKYTDQKGNVLPDGFLVPKGSNPRELAYIVHTDIGDKFMHAVDARKNMRVASDYELKDGDIISIVTRG
- a CDS encoding phage holin family protein codes for the protein MSFKNQIISSLNTIITTILIIISNIVAVFFVECICTDFIIGPSYNALIIVIAFYIANSLLWPVFRHFLMKFIIVTLGIGGLLINSLIFYITTYFIPGVSVGFYGFLEAPLVIAIVTTFIMNITNTNYHDSYIKNILKNALKQKTPYKKQYPGVIMLEIDGLSINTLKKAIDKGVMPTLKSWIDINSHDLKEWETDLSSQTGASQAGILHGNNKDIIAYRWVEKEDDNRIVVSGKLSHAPEIEKRISNGEGLLVNGISISNMFSGDSKLFTLTSSKLKSMKRIYNKTLHTIFLDPYNFQRIFVLFLWDILVELKSQITHKIKNIQPRLRRTIVYAAVRSGANVILREASTDVLSSEILIGEIDTAYTTFMGYDEVAHHSGVEDNDVWGVLKQIDNQFQRLLTTIEMADRDYKIVVLSDHGQSKGATFKQRYGITLGNYVRRLLPDDLKMYRAEYGIDHFRDAMIPENKKLKNIKKHVESIRDDLFDEEGSLQNILEEIQNRKPEIIFENEQYLNLRKKYSNSLEYIAGYESVEHSTKKAEKSELIVLGSGNMGLIYLTQWRQRLNYEEIVMLFPDLIPGLVNHPGIGFVLVDSISNGGMVIGQNGIYYLENDKIVGENPLENFGPNAPRHLKRQNSFKNMPDIMVNSFYDSENDEVCAFEELIGSHGGLGGNQTKPFILYPSDWKDPGDLIGAESIYKFLKKEIENLNS
- a CDS encoding metallophosphoesterase; translated protein: MKDDEIEKPQAMKIRQGIQDAMTFSLPDKKFSEENIELVEIDIELDNLGENFQNYRILNLCDIHLGQWINPEYLDDLVDYVNTLNFDLITLTGDYVSYVIEDYDVSLKESFSKLNKKDGKFGVLGNHDHWMGSDKIRKIFKESDIVDLSNDVVKLVKGNDKVNLAGVDSCTVCADRLDEVLAKLDDNYPTILLVHEPDFAKESSQTGKIDLQLSGHSHGGQFIIPKFETTPFRGPNSTKYPVGLYKVRNMIQYTSKGLGTNSFRIRINCKPEITIITLKRKNKKRIDIG